A single window of Bacteroidales bacterium DNA harbors:
- the mtnA gene encoding S-methyl-5-thioribose-1-phosphate isomerase, with protein sequence MKINGKEYRTIWMEGRSVFMIDQNRLPFEFAIFRSDDYLATCRAIVDMTTRGAGAIGAAAGFAMAQAFLMAPAKNTEEFIQQAKTDIQHTRPTARNLFYAVELVFEAGLKSPKSAFDMAQQVATKDIADSRAIGQFGNELIPGKCNILTHCNAGWLAFVDYGTALSPIYTAHQAGKKVFVWADETRPRGQGARLTAWELNNAGVPHQIVPDTAGAWLMAQGKVDLIITGADRIAANGDTANKIGTFEKAIVAQYFGIPFYIAAPTSTFDLNCKTGNDIVIEQRSDEEVLFQSGTDETGVVRKIRVASPGSTAINPAFDITPASLIIGIITEKGILKPGQNPKI encoded by the coding sequence ATGAAAATCAACGGAAAAGAGTACAGAACGATATGGATGGAGGGCCGGTCGGTGTTTATGATTGACCAGAACAGGCTGCCTTTTGAGTTTGCCATTTTCAGGTCGGATGATTACCTGGCCACCTGCCGTGCGATTGTTGACATGACCACGCGCGGCGCAGGCGCAATTGGCGCTGCGGCAGGTTTTGCCATGGCGCAGGCATTTCTGATGGCGCCGGCAAAAAATACTGAAGAATTTATTCAGCAGGCAAAAACCGATATCCAACACACAAGACCCACTGCCCGGAATTTGTTTTATGCCGTGGAACTGGTTTTCGAAGCCGGGTTAAAGTCCCCGAAATCCGCCTTCGACATGGCACAGCAGGTTGCTACAAAAGATATTGCCGATTCGAGAGCCATCGGGCAGTTTGGAAATGAGCTGATCCCCGGCAAATGCAATATCCTTACCCATTGCAACGCAGGCTGGCTGGCGTTTGTGGATTATGGCACCGCACTCTCGCCAATCTATACGGCGCATCAGGCAGGTAAAAAAGTTTTTGTGTGGGCTGACGAAACCCGGCCACGCGGACAGGGCGCCCGGCTTACGGCGTGGGAGCTGAACAACGCCGGCGTACCGCATCAAATCGTGCCCGACACAGCCGGCGCATGGCTGATGGCGCAGGGAAAAGTTGACTTGATCATTACCGGCGCCGACCGCATTGCTGCCAACGGCGACACAGCCAACAAGATCGGAACGTTTGAAAAAGCCATCGTGGCTCAATATTTTGGAATCCCGTTCTACATCGCCGCTCCAACCTCCACTTTCGACCTGAATTGTAAAACAGGAAACGATATTGTGATTGAGCAGCGAAGCGATGAAGAAGTGCTTTTTCAATCCGGGACTGACGAAACAGGTGTTGTGCGCAAAATCCGTGTGGCCTCGCCCGGATCAACCGCCATAAACCCGGCTTTTGACATAACTCCGGCAAGTTTGATTATAGGAATAATTACCGAAAAAGGCATCTTAAAACCGGGGCAAAATCCAAAAATTTAG
- a CDS encoding protein-L-isoaspartate(D-aspartate) O-methyltransferase, which yields MSNLLNSCLLSLVLLLVGQCSGQVKETTSRRAEHEALVSNYILGQGVSDFKVIEAMYKVERHRFVPENMQAYAYSDQPLPIGEGQTISQPSLVAFMTELLELKRTDKVLEIGTGSGYQAAILGELVDSVFTVEIIAHLGNNAKKLLAELGYDNIHVMIGDGYKGWPEFAPFDAIIVTCAPSDIPQPLQDQLSEGGRMVIPVGKENSVQELVLLRKRKGKIIRESVLTVRFVPMLKEDGGKY from the coding sequence ATGTCAAACCTGCTGAATAGTTGTCTTTTATCTCTTGTGCTGCTGCTTGTTGGTCAATGCAGCGGGCAGGTAAAAGAGACCACCAGCCGCCGGGCTGAACATGAGGCACTGGTTTCTAACTATATACTCGGGCAGGGCGTTTCCGATTTTAAAGTGATCGAAGCCATGTATAAAGTTGAACGCCATCGCTTTGTGCCGGAAAATATGCAGGCCTATGCTTACAGCGACCAGCCCCTGCCGATCGGTGAAGGACAAACCATTTCGCAACCGTCGCTGGTTGCATTTATGACCGAGTTGCTTGAACTGAAAAGAACGGACAAGGTGCTCGAAATCGGAACTGGTTCCGGTTACCAGGCGGCTATCCTCGGCGAATTGGTTGATAGCGTCTTTACTGTCGAGATTATCGCTCACCTTGGAAACAATGCAAAAAAGCTTCTTGCAGAATTGGGTTACGATAATATTCATGTAATGATTGGTGATGGATATAAAGGCTGGCCTGAATTTGCCCCTTTCGACGCCATCATCGTAACCTGTGCACCGTCGGATATTCCGCAGCCCTTGCAGGATCAACTGTCCGAAGGGGGAAGGATGGTTATCCCGGTTGGAAAGGAGAATTCAGTTCAGGAGCTTGTACTTTTACGCAAGCGAAAAGGAAAAATCATCCGCGAATCCGTTTTGACAGTGCGGTTTGTGCCGATGCTTAAAGAAGATGGAGGGAAGTACTGA
- a CDS encoding 5'-nucleotidase, lipoprotein e(P4) family has translation MKRMVYLFMVSFLLTVSVGCTKRNPENYNKEALLATLFHQQAAEMKALSYQAYNLATRQLDEALLENENPGALAIVLDLDETVLDNSPHQAECIIKNFNYPTGWAEWCQKAQAPALPGAVDFLKKAVDHGVQVFYVSNRNDSLREVTKENFAEEEIPLQSEDHLLLKTTESGKESRRQIISQQYKIIMLIGDNLSDFHQVFDKQTTERRAALTDSLQAEFGSRFIVLPNAMYGDWLNALNNYDYKMSAEEKSVLYNKLLKGFGYVKPAE, from the coding sequence ATGAAAAGAATGGTTTATTTATTTATGGTAAGTTTCCTTTTAACGGTTTCTGTTGGATGTACAAAAAGGAATCCTGAAAACTACAATAAAGAGGCGCTGCTGGCCACTCTTTTTCATCAGCAGGCTGCAGAAATGAAGGCGCTGTCATATCAGGCCTACAACCTTGCAACGCGGCAGTTGGATGAAGCGCTGCTGGAAAATGAAAACCCAGGCGCTCTGGCCATTGTCCTCGATCTGGACGAAACTGTGCTGGATAACAGCCCACACCAGGCTGAGTGCATAATTAAAAATTTCAATTATCCGACCGGCTGGGCTGAATGGTGCCAGAAAGCTCAAGCGCCGGCACTTCCGGGGGCGGTTGATTTTCTTAAGAAAGCTGTTGATCATGGGGTTCAGGTGTTTTATGTCTCCAACCGTAATGATTCGCTGCGTGAAGTAACAAAGGAAAATTTTGCAGAAGAAGAAATTCCACTTCAGAGTGAGGACCATCTTCTGCTGAAGACAACGGAATCAGGAAAGGAAAGCCGCCGGCAAATCATCAGTCAGCAATACAAGATCATCATGCTGATCGGGGATAATTTATCCGACTTCCACCAGGTTTTCGATAAGCAAACCACCGAAAGGAGGGCTGCGCTCACTGACAGCCTTCAGGCAGAATTCGGCAGCCGGTTTATTGTACTGCCAAATGCCATGTATGGAGATTGGCTCAATGCTCTGAATAATTATGATTACAAAATGAGTGCTGAGGAAAAATCTGTGTTGTACAACAAATTGCTGAAAGGATTTGGCTATGTCAAACCTGCTGAATAG
- a CDS encoding DUF2520 domain-containing protein, with protein sequence MPINKIVLIGAGRVATQIGKVFQKHGKNISQIYSRTPESAKDLAVMLGALPINDLTKIDHNADLYIISVSDDSIAGIATHLYLPGKIVVHTSGSVDMTAIQSISEKCGVFYPLNIFSKSHETDFSTTPVCIEAQDKETEDELTELARTISGDVRLISSQQRAVIHLAAVFACNFTNFMMVNADDILQRAGIDFDILLPLITETIAKLRGTSPALAQTGPALRNDFNVIRKHIEMLNHDPGKQLMYELISKQINDYFTTK encoded by the coding sequence ACGGCAAAAACATTTCCCAGATTTACAGCCGGACACCTGAATCAGCAAAAGACTTGGCTGTTATGCTTGGGGCGCTGCCCATAAACGACCTTACCAAAATTGATCACAACGCAGACCTCTACATCATTTCTGTTTCGGACGACTCGATTGCCGGAATAGCCACCCATTTATATTTGCCCGGAAAAATAGTTGTCCACACCTCAGGATCGGTGGACATGACTGCGATTCAATCAATTTCAGAAAAATGCGGCGTCTTTTATCCTTTAAACATTTTTTCAAAATCACACGAAACTGATTTTTCCACAACACCGGTCTGCATCGAAGCGCAGGATAAAGAAACAGAGGATGAGCTAACAGAACTTGCCCGGACTATTTCAGGCGATGTGCGTTTGATCAGTTCGCAGCAGCGGGCCGTGATTCATCTTGCGGCGGTTTTTGCCTGCAATTTTACCAACTTTATGATGGTCAACGCCGACGATATTCTTCAGCGTGCCGGAATAGATTTTGATATTTTACTGCCTTTAATCACCGAAACGATTGCCAAACTAAGGGGAACATCTCCTGCTCTTGCCCAAACCGGACCCGCCCTCAGGAACGACTTCAATGTGATCCGGAAACACATCGAAATGCTTAACCATGATCCTGGTAAACAGCTGATGTATGAGCTGATCAGCAAACAAATCAATGATTATTTCACTACAAAATAA
- a CDS encoding HAD hydrolase-like protein, translating into MAVKNYKELLKHITTLIFDYDGVFTDGKVILTETGEQLRTANVKDGYALQLAVKKGFRLAVISGGTSEAIRHRMNGLRIMDVFIKVEHKIQVYHDYLKKHQLKPEEVLFMGDDIPDLQIMREAGVVICPADAAEEVKALSHYISHLKGGEGCVRDIVEQVLKVQGKWLNDDAFIW; encoded by the coding sequence ATGGCCGTAAAGAACTATAAAGAACTACTCAAACACATCACAACGCTGATCTTCGATTATGACGGGGTTTTCACTGATGGGAAGGTGATACTTACTGAAACCGGCGAACAATTACGCACCGCCAATGTGAAGGATGGCTACGCACTGCAACTGGCCGTCAAAAAGGGTTTTCGCCTTGCCGTGATCTCTGGAGGAACTTCCGAAGCCATTCGTCATCGTATGAACGGGCTCCGGATTATGGATGTGTTCATTAAAGTCGAACACAAAATCCAGGTCTATCACGATTACCTGAAAAAACACCAGCTAAAGCCAGAAGAAGTCCTGTTTATGGGTGATGACATTCCCGATTTGCAGATCATGCGGGAGGCTGGTGTAGTGATTTGTCCGGCAGATGCTGCAGAAGAAGTCAAAGCACTTTCCCATTACATCTCTCATCTTAAGGGTGGAGAAGGCTGCGTTCGCGATATCGTCGAGCAGGTGTTGAAGGTGCAGGGGAAATGGCTGAATGATGATGCTTTTATATGGTAG